The following are from one region of the Coffea eugenioides isolate CCC68of chromosome 2, Ceug_1.0, whole genome shotgun sequence genome:
- the LOC113760501 gene encoding phosphoglucan phosphatase LSF2, chloroplastic, giving the protein MGMGMEAPLGTVLSFSSSSLVLPPPLQQSSNFNVFCFSSLQTNVRSSIRLREPRNNLRLNKKIYCKAPESEVQENPTRKGSSSKNRMEEYNIAMKRMMRNPYEYHHDLGMNYTLITEDLIVGSQPQKVEDIDHLKEQENVAYILNLQQDQDVEYWGIDLQSIVKRCEEIEIHHMRRPARDFDPESLRIMLPRAVSSLEWAIEEGKGKVYVHCTAGLGRAPATAIAYMFWFQGMDLNAAYDELTSKRPCGPSKRAIRGATYDLAKTEVWKEPFDSLPDYAFQDVADWERKLIEDRVRGLRST; this is encoded by the exons ATGGGCATGGGAATGGAAGCTCCATTAGGCACTGTGTTGAGCTTCTCTTCTTCATCACTGGTGCTTCCTCCTCCGCTTCAACAATCCAGCAACTTTAATGTCTTTTGTTtctcttctttacaaacaaatgTAAGGTCATCTATCAGGCTTAGGGAGCCCAgaaataacttgagattgaACAAGAAGATTTATTGCAAAGCGCCTGAGAGTGAAGTTCAAGAAAACCCCACAAGAAAAGGCAGCTCCTCCAAGAACAGAATGGAAGAGTATAACATAGCCATGAAGAGAATGATGAGAAACCCTTATGAGTATCATCACGATCTTG GCATGAATTACACATTGATTACTGAAGATCTAATTGTTGGCTCCCAACCTCAGAAAGTTGAGGACATAGATCATTTGAAAGAACAAGAGAATGTGGCCTATATTCTGAACCTGCAGCAAGACCAAGATGTCGAGTATTGGGGAATAGACCTCCAGTCAATAGTAAAAAGatgtgaagaaattgaaatccATCACATGAGAAGGCCC GCGAGGGATTTTGATCCAGAATCTTTAAGAATTATGTTACCCAGAGCTGTTTCCTCACTGGAATGGGCAATTGAAGAAGGTAAGGGGAAAGTATATGTGCATTGCACAGCTGGACTGGGGAGGGCACCTGCAACAGCAATTGCTTACATGTTCTGGTTTCAGGGCATGGAT CTAAATGCTGCCTATGATGAACTTACTTCAAAGAGACCCTGTGGACCCAGCAAAAGAGCAATCCGGGGGGCTACTTATGATTTGGCTAAGACTGAGGTCTGGAAGGAGCCATTTGATAGTCTTCCAGATTATGCCTTTCAGGACGTAGCAGACTGGGAAAGGAAACTGATTGAGGATCGTGTCCGCGGTCTTCGAAGCACTTGA
- the LOC113760500 gene encoding uncharacterized protein LOC113760500 isoform X2 has product MMMMMKMIGKSRIEAFMSWFVRVHPHETSALFCSTSTFFFILGAYFVVLPLRDEGAISLGLGKLPGLFAGSLLLTLLAAPLSTLIFSLPNLPKRKALVFIHRFFSASLVVFFILWLSSSPGSAAFNFKGFLHMSSTIKEELKVQVNQATPPSSDGWSNNGWFYNSVRISLFLWVALLNLITISSTWARVIDVMDSETEPADRRSSPRLSSTAANPQFLAILDGLRLILASNYLLLVALFLWLSAVVSSFFYFQKVTVIATSFTSPVDRRRLFAQINSFIAVFILAGQLSLTGRILTIFGVTTAICSAPFVAIINLIAIAVWPTWIAVAVCETLRKVVTYVVTRPGRELLFTVVSQDEKYKAKVCIDVIVQRLGDASAAGMYKLLFDTLSGKASLASLCALPVCVLWMVTAFHLGSQQRRLAKLPQSSQSLETSPR; this is encoded by the exons atgatgatgatgatgaagatgatcgGTAAATCCCGCATTGAAGCATTCATGTCTTGGTTCGTCAGAGTTCATCCCCACGAGACATCCGCTTTGTTTTGTTCCACCTCCACTTTCTTCTTC ATATTGGGTGCTTATTTCGTGGTTTTACCCTTACGCGACGAAGGGGCAATCTCATTAGGGTTAGGCAAATTGCCTGGCCTATTTGCGGGATCATTGCTCCTCACCTTGCTTGCTGCTCCCCTTTCCACCCTCATCTTCTCTTTGCCTAATCTTCCTAAAAGAAAG GCTCTGGTCTTCATCCACAGGTTTTTTAGTGCGTCTCTTGTTGTCTTCTTTATCCTCTGGCTTTCCTCCTCACCTGGAAGCGCAGCGTTCAATTTCAAG ggGTTTCTTCACATGTCGTCCACTATTAAAGAAGAACTCAAGGTTCAAGTTAATCAAGCCACTCCTCCATCTTCTGATGGATGGAGCAACAATGGATGGTTTTACAATTCAGTCAGAATTTCTTTGTTTCTCTGG GTTGCACTGCTTAATCTTATCACTATATCATCAACCTGGGCAAGAGTTATTGATGTGATGGATAGTGAG ACTGAACCTGCTGATAGACGATCTTCCCCTAGATTATCTTCTACAGCAGCAAATCCTCAGTTCTTGGCTATATTAGATGGACTGCGCCTGATACTCGCATCGAACTACTTGCTACTTGTTGCATTATTCTTGTGGCTAAGTGCAGTAGTCTCCTCTTTCTTTTACTTTCAG AAAGTGACTGTGATTGCCACAAGTTTTACAAGTCCCGTTGACAGAAGAAGATTGTTTGCTCAGATCAATAGCTTTATTGCTGTTTTTATTCTTGCTGGACAACTTAGTTTAACG GGTCGTATCCTTACTATCTTTGGGGTTACAACTGCTATATGCTCTGCACCATTTGTTGCGATCATTAATTTAATTGCTATAGCTGTGTGGCCGACATGGATTGCAGTTGCTGTGTGCGAAACATTACGCAAG GTGGTTACATATGTTGTAACCAGGCCTGGAAGAGAGCTGCTTTTCACTGTTGTCTCACAAGATGAGAAGTACAAAGCAAAG GTATGCATAGATGTAATTGTTCAACGGCTGGGGGATGCTTCAGCTGCTGGAATGTACAAGCTACTCTTTGACACGCTTAGTGGAAAGGCGTCTCTTGCCTCTCTTTGTGCCCTTCCT GTGTGCGTGTTGTGGATGGTGACAGCATTCCATTTAGGGAGCCAGCAAAGGCGACTTGCAAAACTGCCACAATCATCGCAGTCACTTGAAACCTCCCCAAGATGA
- the LOC113760500 gene encoding uncharacterized protein LOC113760500 isoform X1: MMMMMKMIGKSRIEAFMSWFVRVHPHETSALFCSTSTFFFILGAYFVVLPLRDEGAISLGLGKLPGLFAGSLLLTLLAAPLSTLIFSLPNLPKRKALVFIHRFFSASLVVFFILWLSSSPGSAAFNFKGFLHMSSTIKEELKVQVNQATPPSSDGWSNNGWFYNSVRISLFLWVALLNLITISSTWARVIDVMDSESGSRLFGFIGAGATLGQLFGSVFATVMAWLGPYLLLFAAILMELAAQSAKGIDKDISRLPEEQFPIRKSDFDHLNTANEQTEPADRRSSPRLSSTAANPQFLAILDGLRLILASNYLLLVALFLWLSAVVSSFFYFQKVTVIATSFTSPVDRRRLFAQINSFIAVFILAGQLSLTGRILTIFGVTTAICSAPFVAIINLIAIAVWPTWIAVAVCETLRKVVTYVVTRPGRELLFTVVSQDEKYKAKVCIDVIVQRLGDASAAGMYKLLFDTLSGKASLASLCALPVCVLWMVTAFHLGSQQRRLAKLPQSSQSLETSPR, from the exons atgatgatgatgatgaagatgatcgGTAAATCCCGCATTGAAGCATTCATGTCTTGGTTCGTCAGAGTTCATCCCCACGAGACATCCGCTTTGTTTTGTTCCACCTCCACTTTCTTCTTC ATATTGGGTGCTTATTTCGTGGTTTTACCCTTACGCGACGAAGGGGCAATCTCATTAGGGTTAGGCAAATTGCCTGGCCTATTTGCGGGATCATTGCTCCTCACCTTGCTTGCTGCTCCCCTTTCCACCCTCATCTTCTCTTTGCCTAATCTTCCTAAAAGAAAG GCTCTGGTCTTCATCCACAGGTTTTTTAGTGCGTCTCTTGTTGTCTTCTTTATCCTCTGGCTTTCCTCCTCACCTGGAAGCGCAGCGTTCAATTTCAAG ggGTTTCTTCACATGTCGTCCACTATTAAAGAAGAACTCAAGGTTCAAGTTAATCAAGCCACTCCTCCATCTTCTGATGGATGGAGCAACAATGGATGGTTTTACAATTCAGTCAGAATTTCTTTGTTTCTCTGG GTTGCACTGCTTAATCTTATCACTATATCATCAACCTGGGCAAGAGTTATTGATGTGATGGATAGTGAG TCAGGTTCAAGATTGTTTGGTTTTATTGGTGCTGGTGCTACACTTGGTCAGCTATTTGGTTCAGTATTTGCAACTGTAATGGCGTGGTTAGGACCAT ACTTGCTTCTTTTTGCCGCTATTTTGATGGAACTTGCTGCACAATCTGCTAAAGGAATTGACAAAGATATCTCTCGTCTTCCTGAAGAACAGTTTCCCATAAG GAAATCTGACTTTGATCATCTTAATACGGCTAATGAACAGACTGAACCTGCTGATAGACGATCTTCCCCTAGATTATCTTCTACAGCAGCAAATCCTCAGTTCTTGGCTATATTAGATGGACTGCGCCTGATACTCGCATCGAACTACTTGCTACTTGTTGCATTATTCTTGTGGCTAAGTGCAGTAGTCTCCTCTTTCTTTTACTTTCAG AAAGTGACTGTGATTGCCACAAGTTTTACAAGTCCCGTTGACAGAAGAAGATTGTTTGCTCAGATCAATAGCTTTATTGCTGTTTTTATTCTTGCTGGACAACTTAGTTTAACG GGTCGTATCCTTACTATCTTTGGGGTTACAACTGCTATATGCTCTGCACCATTTGTTGCGATCATTAATTTAATTGCTATAGCTGTGTGGCCGACATGGATTGCAGTTGCTGTGTGCGAAACATTACGCAAG GTGGTTACATATGTTGTAACCAGGCCTGGAAGAGAGCTGCTTTTCACTGTTGTCTCACAAGATGAGAAGTACAAAGCAAAG GTATGCATAGATGTAATTGTTCAACGGCTGGGGGATGCTTCAGCTGCTGGAATGTACAAGCTACTCTTTGACACGCTTAGTGGAAAGGCGTCTCTTGCCTCTCTTTGTGCCCTTCCT GTGTGCGTGTTGTGGATGGTGACAGCATTCCATTTAGGGAGCCAGCAAAGGCGACTTGCAAAACTGCCACAATCATCGCAGTCACTTGAAACCTCCCCAAGATGA